The Engraulis encrasicolus isolate BLACKSEA-1 chromosome 4, IST_EnEncr_1.0, whole genome shotgun sequence genome includes a window with the following:
- the c2cd4a gene encoding C2 calcium-dependent domain-containing protein 4A, whose amino-acid sequence MWVVEKIRVSVERTNLPLPVSEYTFKIGDLMFGDKQAVAERTKKASLMCPNIITPDTIPEFCIPPKIPSMVVVVDPHKGGAVVEPLCKQAAVSSSSRPTAPACERGSPRRGEAAAAHHHHGPGTGREMVAHIIQVESVDDGPYDLNGCSDEETTNADPQSQAALSLPHMAKAQTCYGFCTLLESPHTRRKESLFHNDPSMHGIPLVLPRSRSNTYSHRSSGSTSPCLSPSPSSSPSPSPSSPTSSHFTLNGLSARLSPARAFATLHRQGTLDSDTTTSSTESSPFSSPLLAPRVPPPPPKCSLFKALSHERLLHRNLHRNHHNSKTSVSRNNSLSTDESSSTDNSPNVLRRASEGLVEPLTSSIAVPVSPGLGSASAPGSISSSSYGLAPPAIFPMDLLLPTRERALRETLVPVGRDGTLRLSAEYCPENLRLRVRLVSAEGLYSLAVDPKSINCSVSISLVPGKVQKQRSTVIRKSRNPIFNEDFFFDGIREEDLSLWALRFKVVNKMSTMKRDYVLGDCELPLNSIVNV is encoded by the coding sequence ATGTGGGTGGTTGAGAAGATCCGTGTGTCGGTGGAGAGGACCAACCTTCCCCTGCCGGTCTCCGAGTACACCTTCAAGATCGGCGACCTGATGTTCGGCGACAAGCAGGCGGTGGCAGAGAGGACCAAGAAGGCCTCGCTGATGTGCCCCAACATCATCACCCCGGACACCATCCCTGAGTTCTGCATCCCCCCCAAGATCCcctccatggtggtggtggtggatccaCACAAAGGAGGAGCCGTGGTGGAGCCCCTGTGCAAACAGGCGGCCGTCTCCTCCAGCTCCAGGCCCACCGCCCCCGCCTGCGAGAGGGGCAGCCCCAGGAGGGGAGAGGCGGCGGcagctcatcatcatcatggccCCGGGACGGGCCGGGAGATGGTGGCTCACATCATCCAGGTGGAGAGCGTGGACGACGGGCCTTACGATCTTAACGGCTGCAGCGACGAGGAGACGACCAACGCCGACCCCCAGAGCCAGGCGGCGCTCTCCCTGCCCCACATGGCCAAGGCGCAGACCTGCTACGGCTTCTGCACGCTGCTCGAGAGCCCGCACACCCGTCGGAAGGAGTCTCTGTTCCACAACGATCCCAGCATGCACGGCATCCCTCTGGTTCTGCCGCGCAGCCGCTCTAATACCTACTCCCACCGCAGCTCCGGCTCCACCTCCCCCTGCCTCTCCCCGTCCCCGTCCtcgtccccgtccccatccccatcctcccccacctcctctcactTCACCCTGAACGGGCTCTCGGCGCGCCTCTCCCCCGCGCGGGCCTTCGCCACCCTGCACCGCCAGGGCACGCTGGACAGtgacaccaccacctcctccacggaGTCGTCGCCCTTCAGCTCTCCTCTGCTGGCCCCCCGCGTGCCCCCCCCGCCGCCCAAGTGCTCGCTCTTCAAGGCTCTGAGCCACGAGCGACTGCTGCACCGCAACCTCCACCGCAACCACCACAACAGCAAGACCTCCGTCTCCCGCAACAACTCGCTCTCCACGGACGAGAGCAGCTCCACGGACAACAGCCCCAACGTGCTGCGTCGGGCCTCCGAGGGCCTGGTGGAACCTCTCACCTCTTCCATCGCCGTCCCTGTGTCCCCGGGCTTGGGCTCAGCCTCGGCACCGGGCTCCATCTCCAGCTCCTCCTACGGGCTGGCGCCACCCGCCATCTTCCCCATGGACCTGCTGCTGCCGACGCGGGAGAGGGCGTTGCGCGAGACCCTGGTCCCGGTGGGCCGCGACGGCACTCTGAGGCTGTCGGCCGAGTACTGCCCCGAGAACCTGCGCCTGCGGGTGAGACTGGTCAGCGCCGAGGGGCTGTACTCGCTCGCCGTGGACCCCAAGAGCATCAACTGCAGCGTCAGCATCTCGCTGGTTCCTGGAAAGGTGCAGAAGCAGCGGAGTACGGTCATACGCAAGAGCCGCAACCCCATCTTTAACGAGGACTTCTTCTTCGATGGGATCCGGGAGGAGGACTTGTCCCTGTGGGCGCTGAGGTTCAAGGTGGTGAACAAGATGTCCACCATGAAGAGAGACTATGTGCTGGGGGACTGTGAGCTCCCGCTCAACAGCATCGTCAATGTGTAA